Sequence from the Candidatus Saccharimonadales bacterium genome:
TAAGGCCATTGAATTTACAATCCACTCAAGTGCGAATGGCGGGGGAAACAACCGCCAACAACCGACCGCCCAACTCGACATCCGTCCGCGATCCAGCCCAGCAAGTTCTGGACCGGCTGGACAGCCCCCCAGCGGCATGAATACCCGGTATACGTTTGACAGTTTCATCGTCGGGTCGAACAACGAGCTGGCTTATGCGGCTTGTCAGGCAATAGTCCAAAACCCTGGTGTCAAGTACAACCCTTTGTTTGTTTATGGTGGTGTCGGACTGGGTAAGACCCACCTTATCCAAGCAGTCGGTAATGCCTTGCTTGAGAAAAACCCTAAAGCTGCGGTGGTATATATTACATCCGAGACCTTTGTTAATGAATTCCTCGACAGCATCCGGTTTAAGAAAAAGGGATTCGCCGACCGGTACCGCTCAGTCGACGTACTGATAGTGGACGATATGCAGTTCATCGCCGGTAAAGAAAAAACCCAAGAAGAGTTTTTCCATACGTTTAACGCGCTGCACCAAAGTAACAAGCAAATTATCATCAGCAGCGACAAGCCACCAAAGAGCGTTCCGACCCTAACCGACCGGCTGCGCTCACGGTTTGAATGGGGTATGACGGTCGATATCCAGCAGCCGGATTTTGAAACCCGCTGCGCAATTTTGCAAATCAAGGCATCCCATCACGGCTTTGATTTGCCACGAGACACCGTCGAATATTTGGCGACCCACGTCCAAACTAACGTCCGGGAGCTAGAGGGCGCGCTTAATCAGCTTATTGCCTACTGCGAGATGCGCGGACTAGAACCCGACACCGATACCGCGGTGGCTCTGCTCAACAGCACTAAACTACGGCCAAAACACATTACCGCCAAAGGCGTAGTGGAACGTACGGCCAAACACTTCCAGCTGCCGATTGAGGAAATCACCGGGCCCAAGCGTGACAAAGACATCGTGGTACCGCGGCAAGTGGCAATGTATTTGCTTAGAAGCGAGTTACACCTAAGC
This genomic interval carries:
- the dnaA gene encoding chromosomal replication initiator protein DnaA; translated protein: MDERLWQSVLGEIEISVSRASFATWFKNTALIENDAGKLTIGVPNIFAKQQLESKFKDLVVDSLKTKLPEFKAIEFTIHSSANGGGNNRQQPTAQLDIRPRSSPASSGPAGQPPSGMNTRYTFDSFIVGSNNELAYAACQAIVQNPGVKYNPLFVYGGVGLGKTHLIQAVGNALLEKNPKAAVVYITSETFVNEFLDSIRFKKKGFADRYRSVDVLIVDDMQFIAGKEKTQEEFFHTFNALHQSNKQIIISSDKPPKSVPTLTDRLRSRFEWGMTVDIQQPDFETRCAILQIKASHHGFDLPRDTVEYLATHVQTNVRELEGALNQLIAYCEMRGLEPDTDTAVALLNSTKLRPKHITAKGVVERTAKHFQLPIEEITGPKRDKDIVVPRQVAMYLLRSELHLSFPKIAHELGRKDHTTAIHSIDKIEKAIRFDPLIRDHVNNIKERLYA